A region from the Mesorhizobium sp. J8 genome encodes:
- a CDS encoding MFS transporter, whose product MAMASTAGGTSRGMTREEKKVIFASSLGTVFEWYDFYLYGSLAAFIGSTFFSPAIPEATRNIFALLAFAAGFLVRPFGALVFGRVGDLVGRKYTFLVTMTIMGLSTFLVGLLPGYASWGIAAPVILIGLRMLQGLALGGEYGGAATYVAEHAPDDRRGYYTSWIQTTATLGLFLSLVVILIVQASLSKETYASWGWRIPFIVSFLLLAVSVWIRLSLSESPTFQRMKDEGKGSKAPLSEAFGQWKNAKIALLALLGLTAGQAVIWYNGQFYALFFLQNVLKVDAWSVNVMIAVALAIGSIFFVVFGWLSDKIGRKPIIMAGLALGIVCTFPLFKALTWAANPALATAQQNTRATVTAAPGDCKFQFNPVGTAKFTTSCDIATSFLTKNSVPYDVVTTAAPGTAATVKIGNETVESYDAVAAGDQAKAKEAAFQKAVNMSLQDGGYPLKRAAAKVADQKLDAFIAANPELKLDATAIRGGEKATVKTDQAIADKILTKDEAAGAPEVTVYTIPGGGAFAMTADPAAINWPLTIGILFILVLFVTMVYGPIAAILVEMFPTRIRYTGMSLPYHIGNGWFGGLLPATVFALSAYKGDIYYGLWYPVIIAAMSLIIGMIFVRDTLGTDLHAKD is encoded by the coding sequence ATGGCAATGGCATCGACCGCCGGCGGGACCAGCCGCGGCATGACGCGAGAGGAGAAGAAGGTCATCTTCGCCTCGTCGCTCGGCACCGTTTTCGAATGGTACGATTTCTACCTTTACGGCTCGCTGGCAGCCTTCATCGGCTCGACCTTCTTCAGTCCGGCGATCCCGGAAGCGACGCGCAACATCTTCGCGTTGCTGGCCTTTGCCGCTGGTTTCCTCGTGCGTCCGTTCGGCGCGCTCGTGTTCGGCCGCGTCGGCGATCTCGTCGGCCGCAAATACACCTTCCTCGTCACCATGACGATCATGGGTCTGTCGACCTTCCTGGTCGGCTTGCTGCCCGGCTATGCCAGTTGGGGCATTGCGGCGCCGGTGATCCTGATCGGGCTGCGCATGCTGCAGGGGCTGGCGCTCGGCGGCGAATATGGCGGCGCGGCGACCTATGTCGCCGAGCATGCGCCCGACGATCGCCGTGGTTACTACACGTCGTGGATCCAGACCACGGCGACGCTCGGCCTGTTCCTGTCGCTCGTTGTCATCCTGATCGTGCAGGCCTCGCTCAGCAAGGAAACCTATGCAAGCTGGGGCTGGCGCATTCCCTTCATCGTTTCCTTCCTGCTGCTCGCCGTTTCGGTCTGGATTCGGTTGTCGCTGTCTGAATCTCCGACCTTCCAGCGCATGAAGGACGAAGGCAAGGGCTCCAAAGCGCCGCTCTCGGAAGCCTTCGGCCAGTGGAAGAACGCCAAGATCGCGTTGCTGGCGCTGCTCGGCCTCACAGCCGGCCAGGCCGTGATCTGGTACAATGGACAGTTCTACGCCCTGTTCTTCCTGCAGAACGTGCTGAAGGTCGACGCATGGTCGGTCAACGTCATGATCGCTGTCGCACTTGCCATCGGCTCAATCTTCTTCGTCGTGTTCGGCTGGCTGTCGGACAAGATCGGCCGCAAGCCGATCATCATGGCCGGCCTTGCTTTGGGTATCGTGTGCACGTTCCCGCTGTTCAAGGCGCTCACCTGGGCCGCCAATCCGGCCCTGGCCACCGCGCAGCAGAACACCCGCGCGACAGTGACGGCGGCTCCCGGCGACTGCAAATTCCAGTTCAACCCGGTCGGCACGGCGAAGTTCACGACCTCCTGCGATATCGCGACGTCGTTCCTCACGAAGAACTCGGTGCCCTATGACGTGGTGACCACCGCGGCCCCCGGCACGGCTGCCACGGTCAAGATCGGCAACGAGACGGTGGAATCCTATGACGCCGTTGCCGCCGGGGATCAGGCCAAGGCCAAGGAGGCGGCCTTCCAGAAGGCGGTGAACATGTCGCTGCAGGACGGCGGCTACCCGCTGAAGCGCGCCGCGGCCAAGGTGGCGGACCAGAAGCTCGACGCCTTCATCGCGGCCAATCCGGAACTGAAGCTCGACGCCACGGCCATTCGCGGCGGCGAGAAGGCGACGGTGAAGACCGATCAGGCGATCGCCGACAAGATCCTGACCAAGGACGAGGCAGCCGGCGCGCCGGAAGTCACCGTCTACACCATCCCAGGCGGCGGCGCTTTCGCCATGACTGCCGATCCGGCGGCCATCAACTGGCCGCTCACGATCGGCATCCTGTTCATCCTGGTGCTGTTCGTCACCATGGTCTATGGGCCGATCGCCGCCATCCTGGTCGAAATGTTCCCGACCCGCATCCGCTACACCGGCATGTCGCTGCCTTACCATATCGGCAATGGCTGGTTCGGCGGCCTGCTGCCGGCAACGGTGTTCGCGCTCAGCGCCTACAAGGGCGATATCTACTACGGTCTCTGGTACCCGGTGATCATCGCGGCGATGTCGCTCATCATCGGCATGATCTTCGTCAGGGATACGCTCGGCACCGATCTGCACGCCAAGGACTGA
- a CDS encoding DUF2735 domain-containing protein, giving the protein MQVTPSRPSAKILMFPLAARKSASNLGAKAKFAAELATLRGELADFDGWYHEAAIEEENEQRKG; this is encoded by the coding sequence ATGCAAGTTACGCCTTCACGACCGTCGGCAAAAATTCTGATGTTCCCGCTTGCAGCGCGTAAGTCTGCCTCAAATTTAGGCGCCAAGGCCAAATTCGCGGCAGAGCTTGCAACGCTTCGCGGGGAGTTGGCCGACTTCGACGGCTGGTATCACGAAGCGGCGATCGAGGAAGAGAACGAGCAGCGCAAGGGCTGA